One window of Thermacetogenium phaeum DSM 12270 genomic DNA carries:
- the dnaA gene encoding chromosomal replication initiator protein DnaA, producing the protein MLRNKLSEIWKDVLEILQQEVDEHNYSVWLNAASPLAYHDGTLIILTHNDFSREWLETRFSTLIRSRLEYKYNRSFSLRFVTPDSRENILLPSRGENQPSLNPKYTFDTFVVGNSNRLAHAAALAVAEAPSKAYNPLFIYGGVGLGKTHLMHAIGHHVLKNNRNFRVVYVSSETFTNELINAIKDDQNIEFRNKFRNVDVLLVDDIQFLAGKERTQEEFFHTFNTLHEANKQIIISSDRTPKEIPTLEDRLRSRFEWGLLADIQPPDLETREAILRKKAQLENRVVPDEVIRFIASKIKSNIRELEGALLRVIAYASLHQKEITLDLSKEALKDLFAGSRKQNITIGLIQRVVAKHFNLKVEDLKSKRRTQDVAFPRQIAMYLARELTEDSLPVIGREFGGRDHTTVMHACDKIKDRIQQDINTEDTINKLIDMIKTSS; encoded by the coding sequence TTGTTAAGAAATAAACTTTCTGAAATTTGGAAAGATGTCTTAGAAATTCTGCAACAGGAAGTTGATGAACATAACTACTCGGTCTGGCTAAATGCGGCGAGCCCGCTGGCCTACCACGATGGAACGCTGATAATTTTAACTCATAATGACTTCTCCCGGGAGTGGCTGGAAACCCGCTTTAGTACCCTTATTCGATCGCGCCTCGAATACAAGTACAACCGCAGCTTTTCCCTGCGTTTTGTAACGCCGGACAGCAGGGAGAACATCCTTCTGCCGTCCAGGGGGGAGAACCAGCCTTCACTAAATCCCAAATACACCTTCGACACCTTTGTTGTAGGCAACAGCAACAGACTGGCGCATGCCGCAGCTCTCGCAGTAGCTGAGGCACCAAGTAAGGCCTACAACCCGCTCTTTATCTACGGTGGCGTTGGCTTAGGCAAAACCCATCTGATGCACGCCATCGGCCATCATGTATTAAAGAACAACAGGAATTTCAGGGTCGTCTACGTCTCATCAGAAACATTTACCAACGAGCTGATCAACGCCATCAAGGATGACCAGAACATCGAATTCCGCAACAAATTCCGCAACGTAGACGTTCTCCTGGTCGATGATATCCAATTTTTAGCAGGAAAGGAGCGCACCCAGGAGGAGTTCTTTCATACCTTTAATACACTGCACGAAGCCAATAAACAGATCATCATTTCCAGCGATCGAACGCCCAAAGAGATACCGACACTGGAGGACCGCCTCCGCTCCCGCTTTGAGTGGGGCCTCCTAGCCGACATCCAACCGCCCGATCTGGAAACGAGAGAAGCCATCTTAAGAAAAAAAGCTCAACTGGAAAACCGCGTTGTTCCAGACGAGGTTATCCGATTTATTGCCTCAAAAATAAAATCCAACATCAGAGAACTGGAAGGCGCCCTTCTCAGGGTGATCGCCTATGCATCACTGCACCAGAAGGAGATCACCCTCGATCTCTCGAAGGAGGCTCTCAAGGACCTCTTCGCAGGCAGCAGAAAACAGAACATCACCATCGGCCTAATCCAGAGGGTTGTCGCCAAACACTTCAACCTCAAAGTAGAAGACTTAAAGTCGAAGAGGCGCACCCAGGATGTGGCCTTCCCGCGCCAGATCGCCATGTATCTGGCCCGGGAACTTACAGAAGACTCCCTTCCCGTTATCGGACGGGAATTCGGCGGCCGGGATCACACCACTGTGATGCACGCCTGCGACAAAATAAAAGACCGAATTCAACAAGATATTAACACTGAAGACACCATCAACAAACTCATCGATATGATCAAAACATCATCTTGA
- the dnaN gene encoding DNA polymerase III subunit beta: MKISCRRESLTSALAAACKIVPARPSAPILSGCLIYTDDKGLVVQSTDLEVSLTLWIPAHVEEEGCVVVPVRYLYDLLRRIPDEELSLSWNEESRLLDVTYGSSLSRLHTWMPDDFPPLQARAVGQELNLPAARWKSCACKTLFVVSQQETAFNYSGVYFRFLDEEIHVAATDAYRLALFKMANESSVKGTSILIPGRALGESVKLVEEGENLVITWDDQAVSFSGASFLLTTRLIDSGFPDYEMVIPSDPLLEVQVERKRLLDTLERASLFVSQREHYALACLKVEGDKLTVAAQADEVGSLKETIPLEEGAGNSCEASFNANYLLSPLHVMEQEKVSLSLNGSSGPAVYQEEGDDGSYLHLVSPVCRAS; this comes from the coding sequence TTGAAGATCAGCTGTCGAAGGGAGAGTTTAACCAGCGCCCTGGCAGCGGCCTGCAAAATTGTTCCTGCCCGTCCGAGCGCGCCGATATTGAGCGGCTGTCTGATTTACACCGACGATAAGGGCCTGGTCGTCCAAAGCACCGACCTGGAAGTCAGTCTGACGTTATGGATCCCCGCCCATGTCGAGGAGGAGGGCTGTGTCGTCGTCCCCGTCCGTTACCTCTATGATCTGCTGCGGCGGATACCCGATGAGGAGCTGTCCCTTTCCTGGAACGAGGAGAGCAGGCTGTTGGATGTGACATACGGATCGTCGCTGAGTAGGCTCCATACCTGGATGCCGGATGATTTTCCACCTTTACAGGCGAGGGCAGTGGGGCAGGAGCTGAATTTACCCGCTGCGAGGTGGAAAAGTTGTGCCTGTAAAACTCTCTTCGTAGTCTCTCAGCAAGAGACCGCTTTCAACTATTCGGGTGTCTACTTTCGTTTCCTGGACGAAGAAATCCATGTGGCTGCCACCGACGCTTACAGGCTTGCTCTTTTCAAGATGGCCAACGAGAGCTCAGTTAAGGGAACGAGCATCCTGATCCCGGGCCGCGCCCTGGGTGAGTCGGTGAAGCTGGTGGAGGAAGGGGAGAACCTCGTCATCACCTGGGACGATCAAGCTGTCAGCTTCTCGGGAGCTAGCTTTTTGCTGACGACCCGCCTCATCGACTCCGGTTTTCCGGATTACGAGATGGTTATTCCCTCCGATCCCCTGCTCGAGGTGCAGGTGGAGAGGAAACGGCTGCTGGACACCCTGGAGAGAGCATCGCTCTTCGTTTCCCAGCGCGAGCACTACGCGCTCGCCTGTTTGAAAGTAGAGGGGGACAAGCTCACCGTAGCCGCTCAGGCGGACGAAGTCGGTTCCTTAAAGGAGACCATTCCCCTGGAGGAGGGAGCGGGTAATTCCTGCGAGGCCAGCTTTAACGCCAACTACCTGCTGAGCCCCCTTCATGTGATGGAGCAGGAGAAGGTTTCGCTCTCTTTAAATGGCTCAAGCGGTCCTGCCGTTTATCAGGAGGAGGGGGATGATGGCTCATATCTGCACCTTGTCAGCCCTGTGTGCCGTGCTAGTTAG
- the recF gene encoding DNA replication/repair protein RecF (All proteins in this family for which functions are known are DNA-binding proteins that assist the filamentation of RecA onto DNA for the initiation of recombination or recombinational repair.) translates to MLSYIKLINFRNYREMEFSPEEGFLVVSGPNGSGKSNLLESIFYLGSGYSNRQVRDEILIRWGESFFSLKGTVVQGGLEYALEIVYSSELRRKVFKINGKRSRPGSAAGILPVVIFSPQDLSLVQGGPVYRRRFLDLLVAQLRPQHSADLLQYRTALLQRNRLLRGSAFAPAELLPWDEQLAAIGARIWRRRIDVLERLLFFCSDSFTSLSGGGVLTGRYLSRVAGGGCASTEDPEYRKNFLKALQRSREVDRRLKATTVGPHRDDFQLLFNGHEARFFSSQGEQRLMALALKMAHYRLLSAERGADPVLLLDDVFSELDERRRRLVFEQIRGGSQVIATMSGMPHGGYSRKEQLTESITLYRFEKRV, encoded by the coding sequence ATGCTGAGTTATATAAAGCTTATAAACTTCCGCAACTACAGAGAGATGGAATTCAGCCCCGAAGAGGGATTTCTCGTCGTCTCAGGGCCCAACGGTTCGGGTAAGAGCAATCTGTTGGAGAGCATATTTTACCTGGGATCCGGTTACTCTAACCGCCAGGTGCGCGATGAGATCCTGATCAGGTGGGGGGAATCTTTTTTTTCGCTTAAGGGAACGGTTGTGCAGGGCGGCCTGGAATACGCTCTAGAGATCGTCTACAGCAGCGAGCTGAGGAGAAAGGTGTTCAAGATTAACGGAAAGAGGTCGCGACCGGGAAGCGCTGCAGGCATCCTGCCCGTTGTTATCTTTTCCCCGCAGGATCTCTCCCTCGTTCAGGGGGGACCAGTTTACAGAAGGCGCTTTCTCGACCTGCTCGTCGCCCAACTGCGCCCGCAGCACTCCGCCGATCTCTTGCAGTACCGTACAGCCCTCCTGCAGCGCAACAGACTGTTGCGGGGCTCCGCCTTCGCACCGGCCGAACTGCTGCCCTGGGATGAGCAGCTGGCGGCCATCGGCGCTAGAATCTGGAGGAGAAGGATCGACGTTCTGGAAAGGTTGCTTTTTTTTTGCAGCGATTCGTTCACCTCTTTAAGCGGTGGAGGTGTGCTCACTGGAAGGTATCTTTCCAGGGTTGCCGGCGGAGGCTGTGCATCAACAGAAGATCCCGAGTACAGGAAGAACTTTCTAAAGGCGCTGCAGCGATCGCGGGAGGTGGACAGGAGGCTTAAGGCGACGACGGTCGGCCCTCACCGGGATGACTTTCAGCTGCTCTTTAATGGGCACGAGGCGCGTTTCTTTTCATCACAGGGTGAGCAGAGGTTGATGGCTCTGGCGCTGAAGATGGCCCATTACCGGCTGCTCTCAGCCGAGCGCGGGGCCGATCCCGTGTTGCTGCTCGACGACGTCTTCTCGGAGCTCGACGAGAGGCGCAGAAGGCTGGTGTTCGAACAGATCCGGGGCGGCAGCCAGGTTATTGCCACAATGTCCGGAATGCCGCACGGCGGTTACAGCAGGAAGGAGCAGCTGACGGAGAGCATCACCCTCTATCGTTTCGAAAAGAGGGTATAA
- the remB gene encoding extracellular matrix regulator RemB produces MFLHIGGEVMVPLNELIAIIDLETGRRREVNCEFLNFAAGEKQVVHVGRPERGKSIVVTKRRIYYSPISVDTLTRRSQLQIAGRPE; encoded by the coding sequence ATGTTTCTGCACATCGGCGGTGAGGTGATGGTTCCCTTAAATGAGCTGATTGCGATAATTGATCTGGAGACGGGACGGAGAAGGGAGGTCAACTGCGAGTTCTTGAATTTTGCCGCTGGGGAGAAGCAGGTGGTGCACGTCGGCAGGCCTGAGCGGGGGAAAAGCATCGTTGTGACCAAGCGCCGCATATACTACTCCCCGATTTCGGTGGACACCCTGACCCGCAGATCGCAGCTGCAGATAGCGGGGAGACCGGAATGA
- the gyrB gene encoding DNA topoisomerase (ATP-hydrolyzing) subunit B, with translation MVQQNGRERSGCDRDYDAAQIEVLEGMEAVRRRPGMYIGNTGARGLHQLVFELIDNSVDEHLAGYCDLIEITLHRDGSVTVRDNGRGIPVDIHPRTGRPAVEAALTMLHAGGKFGGNGYEISGGLHGVGLSVVNALSRWLLVEVRRDGRRYQQRYERGQVKSPLKDAGAAEGTGTTVRFLPDGQIFSERKFNREYITARVRDLSYLNKGLRFVLVDEVTGDRQEFYHEGGIADFVRSLNKNKEVLHQDPLYFSDKKDGVVIEVALQYHTGYTEGIYSYVNNIHTQEGGTHEAGFKAALTRIINDYAKKSGYLKENMEKLSGEDTREGLTAVLSVKLKEPQFEGQTKTKLGNSEVRGIVESVVSEHLEEFFEENPGPSKLIVEKAVQAARAREAARKARELTRRKTALDHISLPGKLADCTSKDPRECELYIVEGDSAGGSAKQGRDRRFQAILPLRGKIINAEKARLDKMLSNEEIKSIITAVGTGILDDFDLKKARYHRIIIMSDADVDGSHIRTLLLTFFYRYMRPLIEAGYVYIAQPPLYKVQKGKRIEYAYSDRELEKLLRNWKTDNVTIQRYKGLGEMNPEQLWETTMDPERRTMLQVTLTDAMLADEIFTILMGEKVEPRREFIQAHARDVRNLDI, from the coding sequence ATGGTGCAACAGAACGGCAGAGAGAGAAGCGGCTGCGATCGGGATTACGACGCTGCCCAGATCGAAGTGCTGGAAGGTATGGAGGCCGTGCGGCGCCGTCCGGGCATGTACATCGGCAATACGGGAGCGCGCGGCCTGCACCAGCTAGTTTTTGAATTGATCGATAACAGTGTCGATGAACACCTGGCCGGGTATTGCGACCTGATCGAGATTACTCTGCACAGGGACGGCAGCGTTACGGTGAGAGATAACGGCAGGGGGATTCCTGTTGATATTCACCCACGCACTGGCAGGCCGGCCGTCGAGGCTGCTCTTACCATGCTGCACGCTGGCGGCAAGTTCGGCGGTAACGGTTACGAGATTTCCGGCGGTCTGCACGGGGTAGGTCTGTCGGTCGTCAACGCCCTCTCCCGCTGGCTGCTGGTCGAGGTGCGGAGGGACGGGAGGCGTTATCAACAGCGCTATGAGCGGGGTCAGGTGAAGTCCCCCTTAAAGGACGCCGGGGCTGCCGAGGGAACTGGAACCACGGTGCGCTTCCTGCCGGACGGACAGATCTTCTCCGAAAGAAAGTTCAACAGGGAGTACATCACTGCCCGCGTCCGCGACCTTTCTTATTTGAATAAGGGACTTCGTTTTGTCCTCGTGGATGAGGTGACCGGTGATCGCCAGGAGTTCTACCACGAGGGGGGTATCGCCGATTTTGTCCGGTCGCTGAACAAAAACAAAGAGGTCTTGCACCAGGACCCTTTGTACTTCAGCGATAAAAAGGACGGGGTGGTGATTGAGGTTGCCCTTCAGTACCACACCGGATATACGGAGGGCATCTATTCCTACGTCAACAACATTCACACCCAGGAGGGGGGAACCCACGAGGCCGGTTTCAAGGCCGCTCTCACCAGAATCATCAACGACTACGCCAAAAAGAGCGGATATCTTAAGGAAAACATGGAGAAACTCAGCGGTGAGGACACCCGCGAGGGCCTGACCGCCGTCCTCAGCGTCAAACTGAAGGAACCGCAGTTCGAGGGGCAGACCAAGACGAAGCTTGGCAACAGCGAGGTGCGGGGCATCGTCGAGTCGGTCGTCAGCGAGCATCTGGAGGAGTTCTTTGAGGAGAATCCGGGGCCCTCTAAGCTGATCGTCGAAAAGGCTGTGCAGGCGGCGAGGGCGCGGGAGGCGGCGAGGAAGGCCCGGGAGTTAACCAGGCGCAAGACTGCTCTCGATCACATCAGCCTGCCCGGGAAGCTTGCCGACTGTACGTCGAAGGACCCGAGGGAGTGCGAGCTCTACATCGTCGAGGGGGACTCGGCTGGTGGTTCGGCGAAACAGGGGCGCGACCGGCGCTTTCAGGCGATCCTTCCCCTGCGGGGCAAGATCATCAACGCCGAGAAGGCGCGCCTGGACAAGATGCTTTCCAATGAGGAGATCAAGAGCATCATCACCGCTGTGGGAACCGGAATTCTCGATGACTTCGATCTGAAAAAGGCGCGCTACCACAGGATCATCATCATGAGTGACGCCGATGTCGACGGCTCCCACATCAGGACCCTGCTGCTCACCTTTTTCTACCGCTACATGCGGCCGCTCATCGAGGCGGGGTACGTTTACATCGCTCAACCCCCCCTCTACAAGGTGCAGAAGGGGAAGAGGATCGAATACGCCTACAGCGACCGGGAGCTGGAGAAACTGCTCCGGAACTGGAAGACCGACAATGTGACAATCCAGCGCTACAAGGGTCTGGGAGAGATGAATCCGGAGCAGCTCTGGGAGACCACCATGGATCCAGAGAGGCGCACCATGCTCCAGGTAACCCTGACCGATGCCATGCTGGCGGATGAGATCTTCACCATCCTGATGGGGGAAAAGGTGGAGCCCAGGAGGGAGTTCATTCAGGCCCATGCCCGCGATGTCAGGAATCTGGATATCTGA
- a CDS encoding calcium-translocating P-type ATPase, SERCA-type, producing the protein MREKLWHTMEIEDLSTALGTDPERGLSSAEVERRLQEFGPNALKEPPPRSLFSMVLEQLKEVLVLILIVAAVISGVLGEWADSLVILLIVVLNTILGVYQERKAEQALQALKRMTRPTAKVVRGGVVGEVELESLVPGDVVLLDAGDSVPADIRLTAAVSLRMNESSLTGESVPVEKDVGVLPEEEVPLGDRKNMAYMGTTVTAGHGCGIVVVTGMNTQIGRIAQLIQEAPQEVTPLQRRLAELGKVLGIGAGVLVLVVFLAGVRQGMDVLGMFMIAISLAVAAVPEGLPAVVTVVLALGVTRMSRRRAVVRRLSAVETLGTVTVICSDKTGTLTKNEMTVVHLYTEGRMLRVTGAGYRPVGDFVDEQETAVDPAADKNLRLLLLGGLLASDACLENGENGYRIIGDPTEGALVVAAAKAGIVREEAEREHPRLAEIPFDSDRKMMTTFNKIEDGVWSFTKGAPDVVLERCTGILQEGEFRPLDEVSKRRLLSVNSELASRGERVLALAARLWPDVPANPTSENAERDLIFLGYFAMQDPPRPEVRKAVDVCKRAGIRTVMITGDHLETAVAIARALGIWQEGNGALSGDRLQKMDDRQLEREVNRITVYARVSPEDKLRIVAALKAHNHIVAMTGDGVNDAPALKRADIGVSMGITGTEVAKEASDMVLLDDNFATIVNAVREGRTIYSNIRKSIQYLLSCNIGEIVAIFTAVLLGQGSPLTAIQILWLNLVTDSLPALALGVEPPENGVMEQPPRDPQEGVLSGGVGWNILWQGTMIGLISLAVYLLALSQGRTLEEAHTMTFATMALVQLVHSFNIRSFRDSLFTIGIGTNRYHLSAFAISLSLQGVVLFIPFLRGFFDTVMLRPGDWLTVLGFSLIPLLVVETTKAFGRLKQGRLQTG; encoded by the coding sequence ATGCGAGAGAAATTGTGGCATACCATGGAGATCGAGGATCTGAGTACGGCGCTGGGTACCGACCCGGAGCGGGGTTTGAGCAGTGCGGAAGTGGAGAGGCGCCTTCAGGAGTTCGGCCCTAACGCCCTCAAGGAGCCGCCGCCGCGCAGCCTCTTTTCGATGGTGCTCGAGCAGCTGAAGGAGGTCCTCGTTTTGATCCTGATCGTGGCGGCGGTGATCTCGGGCGTTCTCGGCGAGTGGGCGGATTCCCTGGTGATCCTGCTGATCGTGGTGCTGAACACTATCCTGGGAGTTTATCAGGAGCGAAAGGCGGAGCAGGCCCTACAGGCCTTAAAGAGGATGACCAGGCCTACGGCCAAGGTGGTCCGAGGCGGGGTGGTCGGCGAGGTTGAGCTGGAGTCCCTCGTTCCCGGGGACGTGGTTCTGCTGGACGCGGGGGACTCGGTGCCTGCCGACATCAGGCTGACCGCTGCTGTGTCTTTGAGGATGAACGAATCCTCTCTGACCGGGGAGTCGGTCCCCGTCGAGAAGGATGTCGGGGTGCTGCCTGAGGAAGAAGTGCCTCTGGGGGACAGGAAGAACATGGCCTACATGGGGACCACGGTGACGGCAGGGCACGGGTGCGGTATCGTGGTGGTCACCGGAATGAATACCCAGATCGGCCGCATTGCCCAGCTGATCCAGGAGGCCCCCCAGGAGGTCACCCCCCTGCAGAGGCGCCTTGCCGAGCTGGGCAAGGTGCTGGGGATCGGAGCCGGGGTTTTAGTGCTGGTCGTCTTCCTGGCAGGCGTCCGCCAGGGAATGGACGTTCTGGGGATGTTCATGATCGCCATCAGCCTGGCGGTGGCGGCGGTGCCGGAGGGCCTGCCGGCGGTGGTAACCGTCGTTCTTGCCTTGGGGGTGACCAGGATGAGCAGGAGGCGGGCTGTCGTCCGCAGGCTCTCCGCGGTGGAGACCCTGGGCACGGTGACGGTTATCTGCTCCGATAAAACCGGCACTCTGACCAAGAACGAGATGACCGTCGTCCACCTCTATACGGAGGGGAGAATGCTGAGGGTGACGGGAGCGGGCTACCGGCCAGTTGGGGATTTCGTCGACGAGCAGGAGACGGCCGTTGACCCGGCAGCCGACAAAAACCTGAGGCTGCTGCTGCTGGGAGGGCTGCTGGCCAGCGACGCCTGCCTGGAAAACGGCGAGAACGGCTACCGGATCATCGGCGACCCCACCGAGGGTGCCCTGGTGGTGGCGGCGGCCAAGGCAGGGATAGTCAGGGAGGAGGCGGAAAGGGAGCATCCCAGGCTGGCGGAGATCCCCTTCGACTCCGACCGCAAGATGATGACCACCTTTAATAAAATCGAGGATGGCGTCTGGTCCTTCACCAAAGGGGCACCTGATGTGGTGCTCGAACGCTGCACCGGGATCCTTCAGGAAGGAGAGTTTCGCCCTCTCGACGAGGTGAGCAAGAGGCGCCTCCTGAGCGTCAATTCGGAGTTGGCCTCGCGCGGTGAAAGGGTGCTCGCCCTGGCGGCGCGCCTGTGGCCGGATGTGCCGGCGAACCCCACTTCGGAGAATGCCGAACGGGATCTGATTTTCCTGGGGTACTTCGCCATGCAGGACCCGCCGCGGCCGGAGGTCCGGAAGGCGGTGGACGTCTGTAAGAGGGCGGGGATCCGCACCGTGATGATCACCGGCGATCACCTGGAGACCGCCGTGGCCATTGCCAGGGCTCTGGGCATCTGGCAGGAGGGGAATGGCGCCCTTTCAGGCGACCGGCTGCAGAAGATGGACGATCGCCAGCTGGAAAGAGAGGTCAACCGGATCACGGTCTATGCCAGGGTTTCCCCGGAGGATAAGCTGCGCATTGTGGCCGCCCTGAAGGCTCACAACCACATCGTGGCCATGACCGGGGATGGAGTGAACGATGCCCCGGCCTTAAAGCGCGCCGACATCGGCGTCTCGATGGGGATTACCGGGACCGAGGTGGCAAAAGAGGCCTCCGATATGGTGCTGCTGGACGACAACTTTGCAACTATCGTCAACGCAGTCCGGGAGGGGCGCACCATTTACAGCAACATCCGCAAGTCGATCCAGTACCTGCTCTCCTGTAACATCGGGGAGATCGTCGCCATCTTTACCGCCGTTCTGCTGGGGCAGGGCAGCCCGCTGACGGCCATTCAGATCCTCTGGCTCAACCTGGTGACCGACAGCCTCCCGGCCCTGGCCTTAGGGGTGGAACCGCCGGAGAACGGGGTTATGGAGCAGCCCCCGCGGGATCCCCAGGAAGGGGTACTCTCCGGAGGCGTGGGCTGGAACATTCTCTGGCAGGGGACGATGATCGGTCTGATTTCTCTGGCCGTGTACCTGCTCGCCCTCTCCCAGGGCCGCACTCTCGAGGAGGCCCATACCATGACCTTCGCCACCATGGCCCTGGTGCAGCTGGTGCACTCCTTTAACATCAGGAGCTTTCGGGATTCCCTGTTTACCATCGGCATCGGCACCAACCGCTATCATCTCTCTGCCTTTGCCATCTCCCTTTCTCTGCAGGGTGTGGTGCTCTTCATCCCCTTCTTGAGGGGGTTCTTCGACACCGTTATGCTGAGACCAGGGGACTGGCTGACGGTGCTGGGCTTCAGCCTGATCCCCCTGCTGGTTGTAGAGACGACTAAGGCCTTCGGCAGGCTGAAGCAGGGACGCCTGCAGACAGGTTAA
- a CDS encoding ATP-binding protein produces the protein MVGNPSTGKTHLSIGLGVAACRDGHRVCILQPRLWQ, from the coding sequence ATGGTTGGCAACCCCAGTACAGGCAAAACGCATCTATCTATCGGTTTAGGTGTTGCTGCCTGTAGGGATGGCCACCGGGTCTGCATATTACAGCCCCGCCTCTGGCAATGA
- a CDS encoding transposase, protein MSAIPFVMAFPSQRREAFIKGHIRAFEFFGVVPKRLIYDNLRTAVKEGWGKDVKKKQKDFLV, encoded by the coding sequence ATGAGCGCCATACCATTTGTAATGGCCTTTCCGAGCCAGCGCCGGGAAGCGTTCATCAAAGGGCACATCAGAGCATTTGAATTTTTCGGTGTGGTACCCAAGAGGCTGATTTACGACAACCTGCGCACAGCTGTAAAGGAGGGGTGGGGCAAGGACGTAAAAAAAAAGCAAAAAGACTTTTTAGTATGA
- a CDS encoding putative sulfate exporter family transporter has protein sequence MTTKSLTATDSSQGLGLVQGMVLTLILALVARELSTLPILNIMGSMVLAILLGFTWRSLMGIPETAAVGVNYASKQILRYGIILMGLRLDIPGILAAGPQAILLDILAILIAITVITFLGKKAGLNKRLATLIAIGTGVCGAAAIAAAAPVIKARDDETAVSVAIIALLGTLFTIYLYASLPLT, from the coding sequence ATGACCACCAAATCCCTTACGGCCACAGACAGCAGCCAGGGGCTGGGTCTGGTTCAAGGTATGGTATTAACTTTGATCTTGGCCCTTGTAGCTAGAGAACTCTCCACCCTTCCCATCCTGAACATCATGGGAAGCATGGTGCTGGCAATCCTGTTAGGGTTTACCTGGCGCTCCCTCATGGGGATTCCGGAAACGGCCGCTGTGGGTGTTAATTATGCCAGTAAACAAATATTGCGTTATGGCATTATCCTCATGGGATTGAGGTTAGATATTCCCGGGATTCTAGCAGCCGGACCGCAGGCAATCTTATTAGACATTTTGGCTATTCTGATTGCTATTACAGTTATTACTTTTTTAGGAAAAAAAGCAGGCCTTAATAAGAGGCTAGCTACTCTGATTGCTATAGGCACAGGCGTCTGTGGTGCCGCTGCCATCGCCGCCGCCGCTCCCGTAATCAAGGCGCGCGATGACGAAACAGCTGTATCTGTGGCCATCATCGCTCTGCTGGGAACTTTATTTACCATATATCTATACGCTTCTTTACCCCTTACTTAA
- a CDS encoding YeiH family protein, producing MTKQLYLWPSSLCWELYLPYIYTLLYPLLNLTQFQYGLFSGSTLHELAHVIAAAQPGGAASVDLALLVKLGRVALLVPVVLLLGVIFISENKTEAAENWRQLPVPWFIFGFLAFSAINTAQILPSFLTTTLIQGGVFLLTMAMAGLGLNVSLEMIKKVGTKSLGVGLAGSLILSITGWLVISHLAN from the coding sequence ATGACGAAACAGCTGTATCTGTGGCCATCATCGCTCTGCTGGGAACTTTATTTACCATATATCTATACGCTTCTTTACCCCTTACTTAACTTGACCCAGTTCCAGTATGGCCTTTTCTCCGGAAGCACCCTTCACGAACTGGCCCATGTCATTGCCGCTGCCCAGCCCGGCGGTGCTGCCAGTGTTGATTTAGCTCTTCTGGTAAAACTTGGCAGGGTAGCTCTTCTTGTCCCCGTAGTCCTACTGCTAGGAGTTATTTTTATCTCTGAAAATAAAACAGAGGCTGCTGAGAACTGGCGGCAGCTACCAGTACCATGGTTCATCTTCGGTTTTCTCGCCTTCAGCGCCATCAATACTGCCCAAATCTTGCCGTCTTTCCTGACGACTACCTTGATCCAGGGAGGGGTTTTCCTCCTTACCATGGCAATGGCCGGCCTCGGGCTTAACGTTAGCCTGGAGATGATCAAAAAAGTCGGCACTAAAAGCCTGGGAGTTGGCCTGGCAGGCTCCTTGATACTGAGTATTACAGGCTGGCTGGTCATCTCCCACCTGGCCAATTAA
- a CDS encoding LysR substrate-binding domain-containing protein: protein MAGYYKQKYPEVEITSLIANTQEIVQRVLAHELDLGVIEGQVEHPDLIQEDIFQDELVIIVSPRHPWAERGEITLEELKSEPIILREEGSGTRQVAAEGLKKVGVKLWSLKVAMELGSTQAIKEAVEAGLGVAIISRLAIKKESRNNLLREVRLQGVDFKRMLRVAYSRHKFRSPAAEAFLDLLLSKEAFKVLD, encoded by the coding sequence GTGGCAGGTTATTACAAGCAGAAATATCCTGAAGTGGAAATAACTTCACTGATTGCTAATACCCAGGAAATTGTCCAGAGAGTTTTGGCCCACGAGCTGGATTTAGGTGTTATTGAAGGCCAGGTGGAACATCCTGACTTAATTCAAGAAGATATTTTCCAGGACGAACTGGTGATTATCGTTTCACCCCGGCACCCTTGGGCCGAACGGGGAGAGATTACTCTCGAAGAATTGAAATCAGAACCTATTATCCTTCGGGAAGAAGGCTCTGGTACCCGGCAAGTAGCTGCAGAAGGATTAAAGAAGGTAGGGGTGAAACTCTGGTCTTTGAAGGTAGCCATGGAATTGGGTAGCACTCAGGCTATTAAAGAAGCTGTAGAAGCTGGCTTGGGGGTAGCTATTATTTCGCGGTTAGCCATTAAAAAAGAAAGCAGGAATAACCTGCTCCGGGAAGTAAGATTGCAGGGAGTGGATTTTAAACGGATGTTGCGCGTGGCTTACAGCCGTCATAAATTTCGTAGCCCCGCAGCTGAAGCTTTTTTAGATCTTTTACTTTCTAAAGAGGCTTTTAAAGTATTGGATTAA